One segment of Anopheles stephensi strain Indian chromosome 3, UCI_ANSTEP_V1.0, whole genome shotgun sequence DNA contains the following:
- the LOC118514494 gene encoding uncharacterized protein LOC118514494, whose protein sequence is MDVAPSMVQRSGDKLIVRRVVSGEQVHLSEQQPTPVQSDDGESTDQQLLIDRWRRFSTDASTTLGNYDDQLTDEGEATQPGPSSKPVDENDQQLPQCKIKRNYSCSRCTYFTQNPRKYLTHLRDTHGEKIVINECKRCVYASRHYQKLVRHMKMVHGSVDGIRKSSFGSSRRRVQKSYGQVHLGQVLPGGTAKLSREEANQITTAYVQQLVASGLPKLLEEIEKSAAGASLAASLSRDNQMIQAEMDQLKQSMPYSSDETVQEASERDRVDSKPSEDVIPLSKKRSRPIPKLIPLNMSTSGSCSTGSSPKTITQKFVKPIPLSALKAENSEVDRAGEDYPLSLTTHQSQPQQPMTSAHEDIMTKCMYCELSFKPVEALANHIKLAHKDDLIASLLANSFEEAPADTKSLPRSSETERTANEIWKRLLECSAEAATSRKSSDYGATGGSGSKDPRPGSISNDETDDDNREEHQSQTYCGVETAPGYGEVTNRLPTIDPGGGPGGSGSTALMKKVFKCPHCSFWASTASRFHVHIVGHLNKKPFECSLCAYRSNWRWDITKHIRLKTIRDPSHKNAGVLMNDETGRRNYTKYNKYIALMQITDK, encoded by the exons ATGGATGTTGCACCGTCCATGGTGCAACGTTCGGGCGATAAACTGATAGTGCGGCGGGTCGTGAGCGGTGAGCAGGTGCACCTTAGTGAACAGCAACCCACCCCGGTCCAATCGGACGACGGTGAGTCCACCGATCAACAGCTACTGATCGACCGTTGGCGCCGCTTTTCGACCGATGCGTCCACCACGCTCGGCAACTACGATGATCAGCTCACCGACGAAGGCGAAGCAACGCAGCCCGGCCCCTCGTCCAAACCGGTGGACGAGAACGACCAGCAGCTTCCGCAGTGTAAAATCAAGCGCAACTACTCGTGCAGCCGATGTACTTACTTCACGCAGAATCCGCGCAAATATTTAACCCATCTTCGGGACACGCACGGCGAGAAGATCGTGATCAATGAGTGCAAgcggtgtgtgtatgcatcCCGCCACTACCAGAAGCTGGTACGGCACATGAAGATGGTACACGGGTCTGTGGACGGCATCCGGAAGTCATCGTTCGGATCGAGTCGACGGCGTGTGCAGAAAAGCTACGGCCAGGTACACTTAGGGCAGGTGTTACCCGGCGGAACGGCAAAGCTGTCCCGGGAGGAAGCAAACCAAATAACCACTGCGTACGTGCAGCAGTTGGTGGCGTCGGGATTGCCGAAGTTGCTGGAAGAGATCGAGAAATCGGCCGCCGGAGCATCACTTGCAG CTTCCCTTTCCCGAGACAATCAAATGATCCAGGCGGAGATGGATCAGCTAAAGCAATCAATGCCATATTCATCCGATGAG ACCGTCCAAGAGGCTAGTGAACGTGATAGGGTAGACAGCAAACCATCGGAAGATGTCATTCCATTGTCCAAAAAACGTTCCCGACCAATTCCTAAGCTTATCCCACTGAACATGTCCACATCCGGTAGTTGCTCAACAGGATCTTCACCGAAAACGATAACGCAAAAGTTTGTCAAACCAATCCCCCTCTCCGCACTGAAGGCGGAAAACAGTGAGGTAGATCGTGCCGGAGAAGACTATCCGTTGAGTTTGACAACGCATCAATCCCAACCCCAACAGCCCATGACGAGCGCTCATGAGGACATCATGACCAAATGCATGTACTGCGAGCTGTCGTTTAAACCGGTCGAGGCACTCGCTAACCACATTAAGCTAGCGCACAAGGACGACCTGATAGCATCGCTGCTCGCGAACTCGTTCGAAGAAGCACCCGCGGACACGAAGAGTCTCCCGCGATCGAGCGAAACCGAACGTACGGCAAACGAAATATGGAAGCGTTTGCTGGAGTGTAGCGCCGAAGCGGCGACTTCGAGAAAGAGCTCCGATTACGGCGCTACAGGTGGCTCGGGCAGTAAAGATCCGCGGCCCGGGTCCATCTCGAACGACGAAACGGACGATGACAATCGGGAGGAGCACCAATCACAGACGTACTGTGGGGTGGAAACGGCCCCCGGGTACGGTGAGGTAACGAACCGGCTTCCAACAATCGATCCAGGCGGCGGACCCGGAGGCAGTGGCAGCACGGCACTGATGAAGAAAGTCTTCAAATGTCCGCACTGTTCGTTTTGGGCCTCGACAGCGTCCCGCTTCCACGTGCACATTGTGGGCCACCTGAACAAGAAACCGTTCGAGTGTTCGCTGTGCGCTTACCGGTCGAACTGGCGCTGGGACATCACGAAGCACATCCGCCTGAAGACGATACGGGACCCAAGCCACAAAAATGCGGGCGTCCTGATGAACGATGAGACGGGCCGGCGAAACTACACCAAGTACAACAAATACATCGCACTCATGCAGATTACGGACAAGTAG